A genome region from Candidatus Cloacimonadota bacterium includes the following:
- a CDS encoding D-2-hydroxyacid dehydrogenase — MAKILISDPVSTECIELLERAGHDLDIKTEKKTPEELAGIIKGYDAIVIRSATKVRKVAIDAADKLQLIVRGGVGIDNIDHEYARSKGITVSNTPTASSQSVAELALAHMLALYRFIPQANITMQNGEWNKKQYKGKEVSGKVLGIIGFGNIGKSLARMALALGMTVLAYDPYVKETDMNVEIVDLDTLVKRSDIISLHIPHTDGTHYIINADNIAKMKDGVMIVNCARGGVVDEKALLEALDSGKVAYAGIDSFEEEPTNNKELVLHKNVSVTPHIGASTKEAQARVGLEVAEVIIEFFKD; from the coding sequence ATGGCAAAAATACTCATCAGCGATCCTGTCTCAACAGAGTGCATCGAGCTCCTGGAACGAGCAGGACATGACCTTGATATTAAAACAGAAAAGAAAACCCCGGAAGAACTTGCAGGCATAATAAAGGGTTATGATGCAATCGTGATCCGAAGCGCAACAAAAGTGAGAAAGGTTGCGATCGATGCAGCAGACAAACTCCAGCTTATCGTGCGCGGTGGCGTCGGCATCGACAATATCGATCACGAATATGCACGTTCTAAAGGAATAACAGTCTCGAACACTCCAACTGCATCTTCTCAGTCTGTTGCAGAACTGGCACTCGCTCATATGCTTGCACTCTATCGCTTTATTCCACAGGCAAATATTACCATGCAAAATGGTGAATGGAACAAGAAGCAGTACAAGGGTAAAGAGGTATCGGGTAAAGTGCTTGGCATCATCGGATTTGGTAATATCGGGAAATCTCTCGCAAGGATGGCGCTTGCACTTGGCATGACTGTGCTTGCCTATGATCCATATGTCAAAGAAACAGATATGAACGTTGAGATCGTTGATCTTGATACACTTGTCAAACGCTCAGATATCATCTCGCTCCATATTCCTCATACAGATGGTACACACTACATCATAAATGCAGACAACATTGCAAAAATGAAAGACGGCGTTATGATCGTCAATTGTGCGCGTGGAGGTGTTGTTGACGAGAAAGCACTCCTCGAAGCACTCGACTCCGGGAAAGTAGCATATGCCGGAATCGACTCATTTGAGGAAGAACCCACGAACAATAAAGAACTCGTATTACATAAAAATGTATCTGTGACTCCTCATATAGGCGCATCAACCAAAGAGGCTCAGGCAAGAGTCGGACTCGAGGTTGCGGAAGTAATTATTGAGTTCTTTAAAGATTAG
- the sppA gene encoding signal peptide peptidase SppA, with translation MKTFGKVVLWTFAVIGVLMILLIIIVASSLPSKPKVKIHDNTYLELSLGGIHYDYNEYENVFFIQEAMSIGDMCRKIDAAIEDPRIDGIIIKPGMYMGGWALTTELRQKLIEFKESGKNLFAYIDYTFDKGYYLASVAEKVYLNPSSTCGIVLSGIGIELNYYEGLLDKIGVGMTVLHVGKFKGTGEMFDRKTMSPELEEDLTNLVDELYQVYISDLMESRGLSSEQITEVFDKREEYFISGSQALDMGLVDHLGNDQDFDALIVKDHPTLKLDLYERHKRKFAYNKIAIVYVQGGITFAEAGVMERNYRRITMGKTIKLLDRIEKMNSVKGLVFRVDSGGGSSYVSDIILDKLIELNEKIPVVVSMGNVAASGGYWISSLSDYIFAQPNTITGSIGVVGMIPNWQQLREWAEVNTFQIKRGRYSQFLSPNFAPSPQDINALKKDMDSIYLEFKDLVARGRHLPLTDVEEIAQGKVWIGEQAVKNGLVDELGGLDDAIVKAAELAELDEYATLVFPEKKTLMDIILNRELSLSAVTLLKLSDMMSSNPFADDVSQILDLITTVQGEPVQLRIPYSFKIQ, from the coding sequence ATGAAAACCTTTGGAAAAGTCGTACTATGGACATTTGCTGTCATCGGTGTGCTGATGATATTGCTGATCATCATTGTTGCATCATCGCTGCCATCAAAACCGAAAGTGAAAATCCATGATAATACCTATCTCGAACTTTCTCTTGGCGGGATTCATTACGATTATAATGAATATGAAAATGTGTTTTTCATTCAAGAAGCGATGTCGATTGGAGATATGTGCCGAAAGATTGATGCTGCAATAGAAGATCCGCGCATTGATGGAATCATCATAAAACCGGGTATGTATATGGGAGGATGGGCGTTGACCACCGAACTCCGTCAAAAACTCATCGAATTCAAGGAGAGCGGAAAGAACCTTTTTGCCTATATAGATTATACTTTCGATAAAGGATATTATCTTGCGTCTGTTGCAGAAAAGGTGTATCTCAATCCGAGCTCAACATGCGGTATTGTTCTGAGCGGTATCGGTATTGAGCTGAACTATTATGAAGGTCTGCTGGACAAGATCGGTGTCGGAATGACGGTTCTTCATGTTGGAAAATTCAAAGGCACCGGAGAGATGTTCGACCGCAAAACCATGTCACCAGAACTGGAAGAGGATCTTACAAATCTTGTGGACGAACTCTATCAGGTTTATATATCCGATCTCATGGAGAGCAGGGGATTAAGTTCAGAACAAATTACTGAAGTATTTGATAAACGCGAAGAATATTTTATTTCTGGTTCTCAGGCACTTGATATGGGGTTGGTGGACCATCTTGGGAATGACCAGGATTTCGATGCACTCATCGTCAAAGATCACCCGACCCTTAAACTCGATCTCTATGAACGACATAAACGAAAGTTTGCATATAATAAAATCGCAATTGTTTACGTTCAGGGAGGAATTACCTTTGCAGAAGCCGGAGTCATGGAGCGTAATTACCGCAGGATCACCATGGGAAAAACGATAAAACTTCTTGACCGAATCGAGAAAATGAATTCTGTGAAAGGGCTTGTTTTTCGTGTCGATAGCGGCGGAGGCAGCTCGTATGTATCCGATATTATTCTCGACAAGCTTATTGAGTTAAACGAGAAAATTCCTGTGGTGGTATCGATGGGAAATGTTGCTGCATCCGGAGGATATTGGATTTCAAGTCTGTCTGACTATATTTTTGCGCAACCAAACACGATCACCGGCTCGATCGGTGTTGTCGGCATGATCCCGAACTGGCAGCAGCTTCGAGAGTGGGCAGAAGTCAATACATTCCAGATAAAACGGGGTAGATATTCGCAGTTCTTATCACCTAACTTCGCACCATCACCCCAGGACATCAATGCACTTAAAAAGGACATGGACAGCATTTATCTCGAATTTAAAGATCTTGTTGCACGGGGCAGGCATCTTCCCCTAACGGATGTTGAAGAGATTGCGCAGGGCAAGGTGTGGATAGGCGAACAGGCAGTAAAAAATGGTCTTGTGGATGAACTTGGTGGTCTAGATGATGCGATTGTAAAAGCTGCAGAACTGGCAGAACTGGATGAGTATGCAACGCTTGTTTTTCCTGAAAAGAAAACGTTGATGGATATTATTCTTAACCGTGAACTCTCACTCTCTGCTGTAACACTGTTGAAATTATCCGATATGATGAGCAGCAATCCGTTTGCTGATGATGTCTCTCAAATATTGGATCTGATTACCACAGTTCAGGGCGAACCTGTTCAGCTAAGGATACCTTATTCTTTCAAAATACAATAA
- a CDS encoding DUF296 domain-containing protein — MIEKKYGAVYCLRMLHGEDFLVTLHEIAESQDLKNAIIISGVGMLKDAKIGYFHNGTYQIKTLDHPVELVSTSGNMYINPAGKHEWHVHVALADKSHELYGGHLLGGTVWNTAEIFLQIIPDARFVRETEEGNLRLNFK; from the coding sequence ATGATAGAAAAAAAATACGGAGCAGTCTATTGTTTGAGAATGCTTCATGGCGAAGATTTTCTTGTGACACTTCATGAGATCGCAGAATCGCAGGATCTTAAGAATGCGATCATCATAAGCGGTGTGGGCATGCTCAAGGATGCCAAGATCGGTTATTTCCACAACGGAACATACCAGATCAAGACGCTGGATCATCCTGTAGAACTTGTTTCCACCAGCGGCAATATGTACATTAATCCTGCTGGTAAGCATGAATGGCATGTCCATGTAGCACTTGCTGATAAATCTCATGAATTGTACGGCGGTCATCTGCTTGGAGGGACTGTTTGGAATACAGCTGAGATCTTCCTGCAGATCATCCCAGATGCACGTTTCGTTCGAGAAACCGAAGAGGGAAATCTTCGATTGAATTTTAAGTAA
- a CDS encoding leucine--tRNA ligase codes for MEYPFREIEKRWQKIWEENRTFYVDIDDPREKFYLLSMFPYPSGVLHMGHVSNYSIADAIARYNIMNGYKVLQPMGYDSFGMPAENYAIEHNSHPEITTHENIDKMRKQFKMCGFGYDWDREVITCDADYYRWNQWFFLKMFEMGLIYKKSSYVNWCPSCQTVLANEQAEGGICWRCDSKVEQKEIEQWFIKITDYAEELLDHTKLKNWPQRVITMQKNWIGKSYGTQIVFKMANEDHEIPVFTTRPDTIFGCTYMVIAAEHPSIEIFLENNPHEKEIREFINKVINEDKIERTAEDTEKIGIFTGKYAINPVNGEKIPIWIGNYVVMDYGTGAVMCVPAHDQRDFEFAHKYDLPIRIVIQNPEKTLTLETMTEAYIDDGVLVDSYPFNDMQNRKAIEKITEWMDEKGYGYKTVNYRLRDWGISRQRYWGTPIPVIYCKECGAVPVPEDDLPVRLPKDVAVGKTRKNPLLSVPEFLNTTCPKCGGPATRETDTMDTFFDSSWYYARFCDAHNDNVPFEKNKANYWLPVDQYIGGIEHACMHLLYARFFHKFMRDIGLVTTNEPFTNLLTQGMVTKDGAKMSKSKGNAVDPQEYIDRYGSDTLRVFMLFASPPEKDVEWNDEGVKGAFRFLNRVWMLFNEKQDFMKSIQGTSHEDSEIPTDAKELRYSTHLTIKKVTEDIVERMQFNTAIAAIMEHLNNITAFQCDENSDPSIQAVYYESIAALPKLLQPFAPHLSEEIWAMLGNETSILASTWISYNEKYLVQDQATYVIQINGKLRSKIVVGMDTPKEEVEKIALADEKVLKYTEGKKIIKIIIIPKKLVNIVVKD; via the coding sequence CCATTTAGAGAGATTGAGAAACGCTGGCAGAAGATATGGGAAGAGAATCGTACATTTTATGTCGATATTGATGACCCAAGAGAGAAGTTTTATCTCTTGTCCATGTTCCCATATCCCTCGGGTGTCCTCCATATGGGGCATGTTTCGAACTACTCGATAGCAGATGCGATAGCACGTTACAATATTATGAATGGATATAAAGTTCTCCAACCTATGGGATACGATAGCTTCGGTATGCCAGCAGAAAACTATGCAATCGAGCATAACTCACATCCGGAGATCACAACGCATGAAAATATCGATAAAATGCGGAAGCAGTTCAAGATGTGCGGTTTTGGTTATGATTGGGATCGAGAGGTGATCACCTGCGACGCCGACTATTACAGATGGAACCAGTGGTTCTTTCTGAAAATGTTTGAGATGGGACTTATCTATAAGAAATCCTCCTATGTGAACTGGTGCCCGAGCTGTCAAACCGTTCTTGCAAATGAACAAGCTGAAGGTGGTATCTGCTGGAGGTGCGATTCAAAAGTAGAACAAAAAGAGATCGAACAATGGTTCATTAAGATCACTGATTATGCAGAAGAACTTCTGGATCATACAAAATTGAAAAACTGGCCCCAACGCGTCATTACCATGCAGAAGAACTGGATCGGAAAAAGTTACGGAACCCAGATCGTATTTAAAATGGCAAACGAAGACCATGAAATACCTGTCTTCACTACACGCCCCGATACTATATTTGGTTGTACATACATGGTCATTGCTGCAGAGCATCCATCAATAGAGATCTTCCTGGAAAACAATCCTCACGAAAAAGAAATTCGAGAGTTTATTAATAAAGTCATTAACGAAGACAAGATTGAACGAACGGCTGAAGATACTGAAAAGATTGGTATCTTTACCGGAAAATATGCTATCAATCCCGTCAATGGTGAAAAAATTCCTATCTGGATCGGGAACTATGTGGTTATGGATTATGGAACCGGAGCAGTCATGTGTGTGCCTGCACATGATCAGCGAGACTTTGAATTTGCACATAAATATGATCTACCGATTCGTATTGTGATACAGAATCCAGAAAAAACACTCACTTTGGAAACGATGACGGAAGCTTATATCGATGACGGAGTCCTGGTTGATTCGTATCCCTTCAATGATATGCAAAACCGTAAGGCAATAGAGAAGATAACTGAATGGATGGATGAGAAAGGATATGGATATAAGACGGTGAACTATCGTCTAAGAGACTGGGGTATTTCACGCCAGCGCTATTGGGGTACGCCGATCCCTGTTATTTACTGTAAGGAATGCGGAGCAGTTCCGGTTCCCGAAGACGACCTTCCTGTGAGGCTTCCCAAGGATGTGGCTGTTGGCAAAACGCGGAAAAATCCATTGCTCTCAGTACCTGAATTTCTCAATACGACCTGCCCGAAATGCGGTGGTCCTGCTACAAGAGAAACGGATACGATGGATACATTTTTTGATTCATCCTGGTATTATGCCCGTTTCTGTGATGCACATAATGACAATGTTCCTTTCGAGAAGAATAAGGCAAATTACTGGCTTCCGGTCGACCAATACATCGGCGGGATCGAGCATGCCTGCATGCACCTGCTCTATGCGCGCTTCTTCCATAAGTTCATGAGAGATATCGGGCTTGTGACTACCAACGAGCCGTTCACCAACCTTCTTACACAGGGCATGGTCACCAAAGACGGTGCTAAAATGTCGAAATCAAAAGGGAATGCCGTCGATCCGCAGGAATACATAGATCGATACGGTTCTGATACTTTACGCGTTTTCATGCTCTTTGCATCACCGCCGGAAAAGGATGTCGAATGGAACGACGAAGGTGTCAAAGGTGCTTTCCGTTTTCTGAATCGGGTTTGGATGCTCTTTAATGAGAAGCAGGATTTCATGAAAAGTATTCAGGGAACCTCTCATGAAGATTCTGAAATACCAACCGATGCTAAAGAATTGCGTTACAGCACACATCTTACAATAAAGAAAGTAACAGAAGATATTGTTGAAAGAATGCAGTTCAACACGGCGATTGCAGCGATCATGGAGCATCTGAACAACATCACAGCTTTCCAGTGTGATGAAAACAGTGACCCATCTATACAGGCGGTTTATTATGAATCAATAGCCGCATTGCCAAAACTGCTTCAACCCTTTGCTCCTCATCTTTCAGAAGAAATCTGGGCAATGCTCGGTAATGAAACAAGCATTCTTGCTTCGACCTGGATTTCATATAATGAAAAATACCTGGTTCAGGATCAGGCAACCTACGTTATTCAAATAAACGGGAAGCTGCGCAGTAAGATCGTTGTTGGAATGGACACACCAAAAGAGGAAGTTGAAAAAATTGCCCTGGCAGACGAAAAGGTGTTGAAATATACAGAAGGAAAAAAGATCATAAAAATAATCATCATTCCTAAGAAATTAGTGAATATCGTTGTTAAAGATTAA
- a CDS encoding T9SS type A sorting domain-containing protein, translating to MKKLLVLFLFLFFQLSLVAQGIHLWDNFCTSALVPNSDIEVNVDIDSIAIDSCATLLFYSTNDQQSWSFEDMAPLYLPGYMNTLAQTATLPGSGSIRYGLQSNIQATIAGYFLNVYLSMTPKNTLDQFPPSDNYMIELCQEATGDQIGSSFLDLTEFWGSYSDDKFYFTLNNNDTQWPQYSTIPLLPPWYAYIVGLINPETTDSVGYALVYANIPSLIQTGLYKGDITDSSYAQIGNIQAQVYNGKLYMSCNIDDLTSDPQFGPWPNSFGCLALDALTATININPLFTINDSTPAVLFYPTHEERTIGTNTPPQLSDLTFYSQYDSITFSVTYTDPDNNLPVVRKLVVDEDYDSEYQLIPIDHSYETGSLFSLTLHSSQISSHAQAIFDDGQYEVQSNVVYITSANDEIPERSSFISVYPNPFSKSTILKYNKATRLLPDMPQQTEIKIYNIKGQLIRKLPFTSSPHLSIEVTWDGKDETGEEVKSGIYFCTLTSENRFIDSQKILLLR from the coding sequence ATGAAGAAATTATTAGTGCTGTTTTTGTTTCTATTCTTCCAGCTTTCTCTTGTTGCCCAGGGAATTCATTTATGGGACAATTTTTGCACCTCAGCGCTGGTACCGAACAGCGATATCGAGGTCAATGTGGACATCGATTCTATTGCCATTGATTCCTGTGCAACCTTGCTTTTCTACTCAACGAACGACCAGCAAAGTTGGTCATTTGAAGACATGGCACCATTATATTTGCCGGGATATATGAACACACTTGCGCAAACAGCAACACTACCCGGTTCGGGTTCAATTCGCTACGGGCTGCAGTCAAACATCCAGGCAACGATAGCCGGTTATTTTCTGAACGTGTATCTTTCCATGACACCGAAAAATACCCTTGATCAATTTCCCCCTTCGGACAATTATATGATCGAACTATGCCAGGAAGCAACCGGAGATCAGATTGGAAGTTCATTTCTCGATCTTACAGAATTCTGGGGCTCTTATTCGGATGATAAGTTTTATTTCACGCTGAATAATAATGACACACAATGGCCTCAATATAGCACAATCCCCTTACTACCACCATGGTATGCCTACATAGTTGGACTCATAAATCCCGAGACCACAGATTCGGTCGGTTATGCGTTAGTTTATGCAAATATTCCATCTTTAATACAAACAGGGCTTTATAAAGGAGATATTACGGATTCCTCATATGCACAAATAGGAAACATACAAGCCCAGGTTTATAATGGAAAGCTCTATATGTCATGCAATATAGACGACCTCACATCCGATCCGCAGTTCGGTCCCTGGCCCAACAGCTTCGGCTGCCTTGCTCTGGATGCACTCACTGCGACGATTAATATCAACCCACTTTTCACGATCAATGATTCAACGCCGGCAGTGCTCTTTTATCCAACGCATGAAGAACGAACGATCGGTACAAACACACCTCCTCAACTGTCCGATCTAACTTTTTACTCACAATATGATTCGATCACATTTTCAGTTACCTACACTGACCCTGATAATAATCTTCCAGTCGTACGCAAACTTGTCGTTGATGAAGACTATGATTCAGAATATCAATTGATCCCAATCGATCACTCATACGAAACCGGCAGCCTTTTTTCCCTGACACTTCATTCATCACAGATCTCATCTCATGCTCAGGCAATCTTTGATGACGGACAATACGAAGTACAATCAAATGTCGTTTATATTACAAGCGCTAACGATGAAATCCCAGAACGATCCTCTTTCATATCAGTTTACCCCAATCCGTTCTCTAAATCGACGATCTTGAAGTATAATAAAGCCACCCGGCTTCTCCCCGATATGCCGCAGCAGACAGAGATAAAGATCTATAATATTAAAGGACAGCTCATCAGAAAACTCCCCTTCACCTCTTCCCCTCATCTCTCTATCGAAGTAACGTGGGATGGAAAAGATGAAACAGGAGAAGAAGTAAAAAGCGGTATCTATTTCTGCACACTGACAAGCGAAAATCGATTTATAGATTCACAAAAAATACTTTTATTACGATAA
- the rsmA gene encoding ribosomal RNA small subunit methyltransferase A encodes MIRKKKSLGQHFLADENIARKIVRVAGVHKDDIVWEIGPGSGMLTRLLLEKCKDLIAFEIDNEWFVYLQSQYKDTNLSLVNNDILLINFKDYYHNEKVKIVANLPYQITSPVLFKILENRNLFSSITVMIQNEVADRLCAPSGNKEYGKLSIKLQLYFTIKKMFVVSVHVFRPPPKVNSAIVQLIPRKDVPYIIDHENLWELIDMVFNQRRKMLRASLRSYLPEMTYQKLSQSKFDLTQRPEELSISEFVELSNYIQTIEKGA; translated from the coding sequence GTGATACGCAAAAAGAAATCACTGGGGCAACATTTTCTTGCTGATGAAAACATCGCACGAAAAATTGTCCGTGTTGCGGGTGTTCACAAAGATGATATTGTATGGGAAATCGGTCCGGGAAGCGGAATGCTGACGAGATTACTTCTTGAAAAGTGCAAAGACCTTATTGCTTTCGAGATCGATAATGAGTGGTTCGTTTATCTGCAATCTCAATATAAAGACACAAATCTCTCGCTGGTTAACAATGATATACTTCTTATAAACTTCAAGGACTATTATCATAATGAAAAAGTGAAGATCGTAGCTAATCTGCCATACCAGATCACATCCCCGGTTCTCTTCAAAATACTTGAAAACAGAAATCTTTTCAGTAGTATTACAGTGATGATCCAGAACGAAGTTGCGGATCGGCTTTGTGCACCATCGGGTAATAAAGAGTATGGAAAACTCAGCATAAAATTACAACTCTATTTCACGATCAAAAAGATGTTCGTTGTATCTGTGCACGTTTTTCGTCCACCTCCTAAAGTGAATTCAGCTATTGTTCAACTCATACCCAGGAAGGACGTTCCTTATATTATTGATCATGAAAATTTATGGGAACTTATCGATATGGTTTTTAATCAAAGGCGAAAGATGCTGCGTGCGAGTTTACGGTCCTATCTTCCTGAAATGACGTATCAAAAATTGTCTCAATCAAAATTCGATCTTACGCAGCGCCCGGAAGAATTATCCATTTCTGAATTCGTTGAACTATCAAATTATATACAAACAATAGAAAAAGGGGCATAA
- a CDS encoding T9SS type A sorting domain-containing protein — MKKNVIIVLFIIFITSFLSAGYLPRELFHKPNTPSQMYTGRADSLHGFDMLHYDISIQLFPSTHYIEGDVIAQVEATEDGLTEVSYELESLSVTDVYVNEASAAYTYNDGMITISLGQSYSTGDVFTTRVFYEGFPILSNDGYSTGIHWSSYIYTYSDPNGARYWWPGYDHPWDKATTKMIITVPDDNLVASNGLLESEVDNGNGTKTFTWNNTGQIATYLVSLCIGSYATFEQTYSGVPIINYVYPGHYNAAQTDFACIPTAMGIYEDRFGDYPWQKYGAAECNVFGGYGGMEHQTMTSIGNGLITGNETYEMIFVHELGHMWFGDCLTPLTWKDVWLSEGFATYSEALYIEGTDGYDAMCDYVQTSYHNYYLSWAGSTPHTVYDPSYLNYFTPATYEKPASFLHMIRLAVGDSTFFDIIQTYFQQYHSRCVITEDFQNVCEDISGEDFDDYFDAWIYGSGIPSFEYSYLIGTGSSRDPNLVMISRSTSPTSSQFYMTIPFGVETSSGTETILVETGPEFTSAQYTVSDGIQDIEFDPDSWILDRGSTYIVPELTSALAGNSVVSLMWEEFPDVVSQGMFNLYRSEDASEDFIIIATVPGDQLEYIDTDVINGTTYYYKISYGVVSGYFSGETEHSNILSATPINFPMDQGILVVDETKNGSGGPITPTDSTVDNFYADALTHFQITQYDYEDQGEPDLSFLANYSTVIWHDEDMNEKFIEDNIQNLNAMLVSGAHVLICGWKTADYIPESFFHHYYGFEETIIINDLDFLGAVGEDGYPYIDVNGTILPAWNDKWNYIVEFPDAETENTLYTYSSESGTNTGKVVGIVDDKQDKAAVVLGFPLYFMELTTVQEFLTALMIDFGECVANDDEPDHSLPILTCLPNPFSTSTIIKFSNTSEITENTEITIYNIKGQLVRELPIFASSPCRFVEVVWDGRDENGYEVKSGVYFYKLDTQDKTFINKLLLLK; from the coding sequence ATGAAAAAAAATGTAATAATTGTGTTATTTATAATTTTCATAACATCATTCCTCTCTGCAGGCTATCTTCCTCGTGAACTCTTCCACAAGCCAAATACGCCATCACAAATGTACACAGGCAGGGCTGATTCATTACACGGCTTCGATATGCTGCACTATGATATTTCAATACAGCTCTTCCCCTCGACACACTATATAGAGGGAGATGTCATCGCACAGGTCGAAGCAACCGAAGATGGACTCACTGAAGTGTCATACGAACTGGAAAGTCTTTCCGTAACTGATGTTTATGTAAACGAAGCATCGGCAGCATATACATATAATGATGGCATGATAACGATCAGTCTTGGTCAGTCATATTCAACAGGTGACGTCTTTACTACTCGCGTTTTTTACGAAGGATTCCCCATCCTCAGCAATGATGGGTACAGCACCGGTATTCACTGGTCATCATATATATATACCTATTCTGATCCAAACGGTGCCCGTTACTGGTGGCCCGGGTATGACCATCCATGGGATAAGGCAACTACGAAGATGATCATCACTGTTCCAGACGATAACCTCGTCGCATCCAACGGTCTGCTGGAAAGTGAAGTTGACAATGGCAATGGAACAAAAACTTTCACGTGGAACAACACCGGACAAATCGCGACATACCTTGTCTCACTCTGTATTGGGTCTTATGCCACCTTTGAGCAGACATATTCTGGGGTGCCGATTATAAATTATGTATATCCGGGACACTATAATGCTGCCCAGACGGACTTTGCGTGCATTCCAACTGCAATGGGCATTTACGAAGATCGATTCGGAGACTACCCCTGGCAAAAATACGGTGCTGCAGAATGTAACGTTTTTGGAGGTTATGGTGGTATGGAGCATCAAACCATGACGTCGATTGGCAATGGGCTGATTACAGGTAATGAAACCTACGAGATGATCTTTGTGCATGAATTGGGACACATGTGGTTCGGTGACTGCCTGACACCACTCACATGGAAAGATGTATGGCTCTCTGAGGGGTTTGCAACCTATTCCGAAGCCCTCTATATCGAAGGAACAGATGGCTATGATGCGATGTGCGATTATGTGCAGACCTCATATCACAACTACTATCTCAGCTGGGCTGGTAGTACGCCCCATACGGTTTACGATCCTTCCTATCTCAATTACTTCACGCCTGCTACGTATGAAAAACCTGCTTCTTTCCTCCATATGATCCGCCTTGCAGTTGGTGACAGTACTTTCTTCGATATCATCCAGACCTATTTCCAGCAATATCATAGCAGGTGCGTAATCACTGAGGATTTTCAAAATGTTTGTGAAGACATCTCCGGTGAGGATTTCGACGACTATTTCGATGCGTGGATCTACGGTAGCGGCATTCCGAGTTTCGAGTATTCTTACTTGATAGGAACCGGTTCTTCTCGCGATCCCAATTTGGTAATGATCAGCAGATCGACCTCTCCAACTTCGAGCCAGTTCTACATGACCATTCCCTTTGGTGTAGAAACCTCATCAGGTACAGAAACCATTCTCGTGGAGACAGGTCCCGAATTCACCTCCGCACAATACACTGTTAGCGACGGCATACAGGATATCGAATTTGATCCCGATTCATGGATACTGGACCGTGGAAGCACCTATATTGTCCCCGAACTTACCTCTGCCCTGGCAGGCAATTCTGTGGTTTCTCTCATGTGGGAGGAATTCCCGGATGTTGTCTCGCAGGGCATGTTCAATTTGTATAGAAGCGAAGATGCTTCTGAAGATTTCATAATCATTGCAACTGTTCCCGGTGACCAGCTTGAGTACATTGATACAGATGTCATTAATGGTACGACATATTATTACAAAATTTCATATGGCGTTGTTTCTGGTTATTTCTCCGGCGAGACAGAGCATTCAAATATCCTGTCAGCTACACCGATTAACTTTCCTATGGACCAGGGAATTCTCGTCGTAGATGAAACAAAGAACGGTTCCGGTGGTCCTATTACACCGACAGACAGTACGGTCGATAATTTCTATGCTGATGCCCTCACCCATTTCCAGATCACACAATATGATTATGAAGATCAAGGAGAGCCTGATCTAAGCTTCCTGGCGAATTACTCGACTGTGATTTGGCATGATGAGGATATGAATGAAAAATTCATCGAGGATAATATACAGAATCTCAATGCTATGCTCGTCAGCGGCGCACATGTGCTCATTTGCGGTTGGAAAACTGCTGATTATATCCCGGAATCATTTTTTCATCATTATTACGGTTTTGAAGAAACAATCATTATTAATGATCTGGATTTTCTGGGAGCAGTCGGTGAGGACGGCTATCCCTATATTGATGTGAATGGAACGATCCTTCCTGCATGGAATGATAAGTGGAACTATATTGTAGAATTTCCAGATGCCGAGACCGAAAATACGCTTTACACCTATAGCTCAGAATCCGGCACAAATACCGGAAAAGTAGTTGGGATTGTTGATGATAAACAAGATAAAGCTGCAGTTGTTCTTGGGTTTCCTCTTTACTTTATGGAGCTTACAACGGTGCAGGAATTTTTAACTGCTCTGATGATCGACTTCGGGGAATGTGTTGCAAATGATGACGAACCAGATCACTCATTGCCAATCCTCACCTGCTTACCCAATCCCTTCTCTACCTCGACTATTATTAAGTTTAGCAACACCTCAGAGATCACAGAGAACACTGAGATTACAATTTACAACATAAAAGGACAATTAGTTCGAGAATTACCTATTTTCGCTTCTTCGCCTTGTCGCTTTGTCGAAGTAGTTTGGGATGGGAGAGATGAAAATGGTTATGAAGTAAAAAGTGGAGTGTATTTCTATAAGCTTGACACACAGGACAAGACTTTCATAAACAAATTACTATTGCTCAAGTAA